A genomic stretch from Mycobacterium malmoense includes:
- the mshB gene encoding N-acetyl-1-D-myo-inositol-2-amino-2-deoxy-alpha-D-glucopyranoside deacetylase, which yields MPETPRLLFVHAHPDDESLSNGATIAHYTARGAQVRVVTCTLGEEGEVIGDRWAELAVERADQLGGYRIGELTAALRALGVGEPSYLGGAGRWRDSGMSGTPRRRRQRFVDADEREAVGALVAIIREQRPHVVVTYDPGGGYGHPDHVRTHAVTTAAVGVAGSGADYPGEPWTVPKFYWTVMAASAFEAGWRELDGEDLRPGWMIPPKEGFDFGYADSDIDAVVQAAPEARVAKVAALAAHATQVVVGPTGRACALSNNVALPILADEHYVLAAGPAGERDERGWETDLLAGLDFIAAVTR from the coding sequence ATGCCTGAGACTCCGCGGCTGCTGTTCGTCCACGCACATCCCGACGACGAGAGCCTCAGCAACGGCGCCACCATCGCGCACTACACCGCCCGGGGGGCACAGGTGCGGGTCGTCACCTGCACGCTCGGCGAGGAGGGCGAGGTCATCGGCGACCGCTGGGCCGAGCTCGCGGTCGAGCGCGCGGACCAACTCGGCGGCTACCGCATCGGCGAGCTCACCGCCGCGCTGCGGGCGCTGGGGGTCGGCGAACCCAGCTATCTCGGCGGCGCGGGCCGATGGCGCGACTCGGGGATGAGCGGCACTCCGAGGCGGCGTCGCCAGAGGTTCGTCGACGCCGACGAACGCGAGGCCGTTGGCGCGCTCGTCGCGATCATCCGCGAGCAGCGCCCCCACGTCGTCGTGACCTACGATCCGGGCGGCGGCTACGGCCACCCCGACCACGTCCGCACCCACGCCGTCACGACGGCCGCGGTGGGTGTGGCCGGTTCGGGGGCCGACTACCCGGGGGAGCCGTGGACGGTGCCGAAGTTCTACTGGACGGTCATGGCCGCAAGCGCGTTCGAGGCGGGTTGGCGCGAGCTCGATGGCGAGGACCTGCGGCCCGGGTGGATGATCCCGCCGAAAGAAGGGTTCGACTTCGGGTATGCGGACTCCGACATCGACGCCGTCGTGCAGGCCGCACCCGAGGCGCGCGTCGCCAAGGTGGCCGCACTCGCCGCGCACGCGACCCAGGTTGTCGTCGGCCCGACGGGCCGGGCCTGCGCCCTGTCGAACAACGTGGCCCTGCCGATCCTCGCCGACGAGCACTATGTCCTGGCGGCCGGCCCGGCGGGGGAGCGCGACGAGCGCGGCTGGGAAACAGATCTGCTCGCGGGACTTGATTTCATTGCGGCCGTGACGCGGTAG
- a CDS encoding TetR/AcrR family transcriptional regulator encodes MPQVQATPKCSRSRRRGEVLERALYEATLAELAEVGYGGLTMEGIAARAHTGKAALYRRWASKHDLVHAALVFALPPVPEARAGWSARENLLAMFTAHRDILAGKTAFPGLDVIHQLLHEPEMRAIFADAVVGPRLKLVESILQAAVDDGDLDRAMLTPLTARVGPALINQHFLLNGSPPNRRELALIVDTVIPPRAEAPRAG; translated from the coding sequence ATGCCGCAGGTCCAAGCAACCCCGAAGTGCAGCCGGAGCCGCCGGCGAGGCGAGGTCCTCGAACGCGCGCTCTACGAGGCCACGCTGGCGGAGCTGGCCGAGGTGGGTTATGGCGGGCTGACGATGGAAGGGATCGCGGCGCGCGCCCACACCGGCAAGGCGGCGCTGTACCGACGCTGGGCGAGCAAGCACGACTTGGTGCACGCCGCTTTGGTTTTCGCTCTGCCGCCGGTGCCCGAGGCACGCGCCGGGTGGTCGGCCAGAGAAAATCTGCTGGCGATGTTCACCGCCCACCGTGACATCCTCGCCGGAAAGACCGCCTTTCCCGGCCTGGATGTCATCCACCAGCTCCTTCACGAACCGGAAATGCGCGCCATCTTCGCCGACGCCGTGGTGGGCCCGCGGCTCAAGCTCGTCGAATCCATCCTGCAGGCCGCCGTCGACGACGGCGATCTGGACCGGGCCATGCTCACCCCGCTGACGGCACGGGTCGGACCGGCGTTGATCAACCAGCACTTCCTACTCAACGGATCGCCGCCGAACCGGCGCGAGCTGGCACTCATCGTCGACACCGTGATCCCGCCACGAGCGGAGGCGCCGCGCGCCGGCTGA
- a CDS encoding PE family protein → MSFLIATPDFIATAATDLANIGSTIGSANFAAAAATTGVLPAAADEVSAQIAALFSEHAAGYQQLSAQAAMFHERFVSALTSGASTYAAAEANVVQTLASAAPAFGLDFGAGLAGLEASLSADIAGLSASFNAALSGGFGGGLSGLAPLGAALAADLNGGLSALAQTGVAFSNSLGAGLSGLAGGLSAGLPGLQASLGADLAGLSASLNAALSGGFGIALPTNLNAALAAFGSIFGISPSLGASISAGLSGLSAQLNAALTGGLTVGLSGLPTLLVNAVAPFQALLTAGSPATFFAQLQAMETGFNTTLLNAELGFNAALTGQEAALETALFGGTGAVGGVIDSTYNFWNMVLGTGEAAFDSLLGVPFPATFTGANLLVGPLSGVIGGGAIGGLLGAVDTKFLFDLNVIGAVASALTGNGSLQAALSAAITAAGLQASLSGVLNGSLFAGLPTTGAALVAAPIAGLQGLAAGQINFLGNLVTAETGFNTNLLSNELAWEASIFGPNALNGALNRAFNVGNLVLLTGEQTVNSLLGGAQVPALDAGAFLTGGGGGAFNTNGGIGGLEGIFDQSLALGADLGGLLLSA, encoded by the coding sequence GTGTCTTTTCTGATCGCAACGCCGGACTTTATCGCCACGGCGGCAACGGATTTGGCGAATATTGGTTCCACGATCGGTTCGGCCAACTTCGCCGCGGCGGCCGCGACGACGGGTGTGTTGCCCGCTGCCGCCGATGAGGTGTCGGCACAGATCGCCGCGCTGTTTTCCGAGCACGCGGCGGGCTACCAGCAGCTCAGCGCGCAGGCGGCGATGTTTCATGAGCGGTTCGTCTCGGCTCTGACCTCGGGCGCGAGCACGTATGCGGCCGCCGAAGCCAACGTCGTGCAGACCCTGGCGAGCGCGGCTCCCGCGTTTGGGCTGGACTTCGGCGCTGGGCTGGCGGGGCTGGAGGCAAGCTTGAGCGCCGACATTGCGGGGCTGAGCGCGTCGTTCAATGCCGCGTTGTCGGGTGGCTTCGGCGGCGGCCTTTCGGGGTTGGCGCCGCTCGGTGCGGCGTTGGCGGCGGACTTGAACGGCGGGCTGTCGGCGTTGGCGCAGACGGGTGTTGCGTTCTCAAACAGCTTGGGCGCCGGGCTTTCTGGCTTGGCGGGCGGCTTGAGTGCTGGACTGCCGGGGTTGCAGGCCAGCCTGGGCGCCGACCTTGCGGGGCTGAGCGCGTCGCTGAATGCCGCGTTGTCGGGCGGCTTCGGCATTGCCCTGCCGACCAACTTGAACGCTGCGCTTGCTGCCTTCGGCTCCATCTTTGGTATCAGCCCCAGCCTGGGTGCCAGCATTAGTGCAGGGCTTTCCGGGCTGAGTGCCCAACTCAACGCTGCGCTGACCGGCGGACTCACCGTTGGGCTCTCCGGGCTTCCCACCCTGCTGGTAAACGCGGTTGCGCCTTTCCAGGCGCTGTTGACGGCGGGCTCGCCGGCCACATTCTTCGCCCAGCTCCAGGCGATGGAGACGGGCTTCAATACCACTTTGCTCAACGCAGAGCTTGGCTTCAACGCGGCACTGACCGGCCAGGAGGCGGCGCTGGAGACGGCCCTCTTCGGCGGTACCGGCGCGGTGGGTGGCGTGATCGACAGCACCTACAACTTCTGGAACATGGTGCTTGGCACCGGTGAGGCGGCCTTCGACAGCCTGTTGGGTGTGCCGTTCCCGGCGACCTTCACCGGCGCCAACCTTTTGGTGGGCCCCCTGAGCGGCGTTATCGGCGGCGGCGCGATCGGCGGACTGCTGGGCGCCGTGGACACCAAATTCTTGTTCGACCTCAACGTCATCGGCGCGGTCGCGAGCGCGTTGACCGGCAACGGATCCCTACAGGCCGCGCTGAGCGCGGCGATCACCGCCGCGGGGTTGCAGGCATCGTTGAGCGGGGTGCTCAACGGGTCGCTGTTCGCCGGGCTTCCTACGACGGGGGCGGCGTTGGTGGCGGCGCCGATCGCGGGGTTGCAGGGGCTCGCCGCGGGCCAGATCAATTTCCTTGGCAACCTAGTCACCGCGGAAACGGGCTTCAACACGAACCTGTTGAGCAACGAATTGGCCTGGGAGGCAAGCATCTTCGGCCCCAATGCCCTCAACGGCGCGCTCAACCGGGCCTTCAATGTCGGTAACCTGGTCTTGCTCACCGGTGAGCAAACCGTCAACAGCCTGTTGGGCGGAGCGCAGGTTCCCGCGCTGGACGCGGGTGCCTTCCTGACCGGAGGCGGCGGGGGAGCCTTCAACACCAACGGTGGTATCGGCGGCCTCGAGGGCATCTTCGACCAGAGCTTGGCGCTCGGCGCCGACCTCGGCGGCCTCCTCCTGAGCGCCTAA
- a CDS encoding PE family protein, with protein MSFLIAAPEMVSAAATDLAGIGSTIISANSAAAVATTGVMPAALDEVSAGIAALFGAHGQAYQALSAQAAQFHQQFVQAMSAGASAYASAEANVVQTLAGEVAAPAQAVAASSPASILQQLEAAEVNFNTNLVNGELGLNHWLLTNEIGLEQAIFGTDSALNGVINRGFNAGNLLVGTGEQAINSLVGAPVTANLTQTLLTSTTGVFNSGAIGGPLGSFDQSLVVGADFAGILLGSQPGQALLSVLPAQTQAALLSAPANFLQQIEAAQIGFNTNLVGGEFGFNNALLTNELGLEQAVFGTNSALNGVVNRSFNVGNLLLGTGEQAFNTLSGAQVAQPAFFQSLLTGSGQQVFNSGAIGGLVGAFDQSLAAGADLAGLVLGG; from the coding sequence ATGTCTTTTCTGATCGCGGCACCGGAGATGGTGTCCGCCGCGGCAACGGACTTGGCCGGTATTGGTTCGACGATAATCTCGGCCAACAGCGCGGCGGCCGTCGCGACAACGGGGGTTATGCCGGCCGCCCTCGATGAGGTGTCGGCGGGGATCGCGGCATTGTTCGGCGCGCACGGTCAGGCATATCAGGCGCTCAGTGCCCAGGCGGCGCAGTTCCATCAACAGTTCGTGCAGGCGATGTCCGCCGGTGCGAGCGCGTATGCCAGTGCCGAGGCCAATGTCGTGCAGACGCTGGCGGGTGAGGTGGCCGCGCCGGCCCAGGCGGTGGCGGCGAGCTCACCCGCCAGCATCTTGCAGCAACTCGAGGCGGCGGAGGTCAACTTCAACACCAATCTGGTGAACGGCGAACTTGGCCTCAACCATTGGCTGCTGACCAACGAAATCGGGCTCGAACAAGCCATTTTCGGCACCGATAGCGCTCTCAACGGTGTGATCAACCGCGGCTTCAACGCCGGCAACCTGCTGGTGGGCACGGGTGAGCAAGCGATCAACAGCCTGGTAGGCGCGCCGGTCACGGCGAACTTGACCCAGACCTTGCTCACCAGCACCACCGGGGTCTTCAACAGCGGCGCGATCGGCGGCCCGCTGGGCTCCTTCGACCAGAGCCTGGTGGTCGGCGCCGACTTTGCTGGCATCCTCCTGGGCAGTCAGCCCGGTCAGGCGCTGTTGAGTGTGCTGCCGGCGCAAACGCAGGCGGCGTTGCTGAGCGCGCCGGCCAATTTCTTGCAGCAAATCGAGGCGGCGCAGATCGGCTTCAACACCAATCTGGTCGGCGGCGAATTCGGTTTCAACAATGCGCTGCTGACCAACGAGCTGGGGTTGGAGCAGGCTGTCTTCGGCACCAACAGCGCGCTCAACGGTGTCGTCAACCGCAGCTTCAACGTCGGCAACCTGCTGCTGGGCACCGGCGAGCAGGCCTTCAACACTCTTTCGGGTGCGCAAGTCGCGCAGCCGGCCTTCTTCCAGAGCCTGCTCACCGGCAGTGGCCAGCAGGTGTTCAACAGCGGCGCGATCGGTGGCCTGGTGGGCGCCTTCGATCAGAGCCTGGCGGCCGGCGCCGACCTGGCCGGCCTCGTCCTGGGCGGGTAG
- a CDS encoding ABC transporter family substrate-binding protein: MLVLHRARRVLVTVGVVVSLVGVALAACTVNPPPAPQSTDTPHSSPPPPQRPIQIIMGIDSIGAGFNPHLLSDLSPVNAAISALVLPSAFRPVPDPNTPTGSRWEMDPTLLASAEVTNQSPFTVTYKIRPEAQWTDNAPIAADDFWYLWRQMVSQPGVVDPAGYDLVTGVQSLEGGKQAVVTFSQPYPAWKELFSNILPAHIVKDVPGGFAAGLARALPVTGGQFRVETIDPQRDEILIARNDRYWGPPAKPALILFRRAGAPAALADSVRNGDTQVAQVHGGSAAFAQLSAIPDVRTARIVTPRVMQLTLRANEPKLSETQVRKAILGLLDVDLLAAVGAGSDNTVTLDQAQIRSPSDPGYEPTAPPAMTTQAALALLASSGYQVESNASASPASPASPAPTPASTGPPEVIRGRISKDGQQLSLVIGVATNDPTSVAVANTAADQLRNVGIAAAVLALDPVSLYRDALNNNQVDAIVGWHQAGGNLATLLASRYGCPALQSTQVPTSTVPTTNSSGSAGLTPPAGPGTASVTPTPTPPSRPPEPGALVQAPSNLTGICDRSIQSNIDAALNGAKNINDVITAVEPRLWNMSTVLPILQDTTIVAAGPSVQNVSLSGAVPVGIVGDAGQWIKTGP, from the coding sequence ATGCTCGTGCTGCATCGAGCCCGCCGCGTCCTCGTGACGGTCGGCGTGGTGGTCTCGCTGGTGGGTGTGGCGCTGGCGGCCTGTACGGTCAACCCGCCGCCGGCGCCGCAGAGCACCGACACACCGCACAGCTCGCCGCCACCGCCACAGCGGCCAATCCAGATCATCATGGGCATCGACTCGATCGGCGCCGGGTTCAACCCGCATCTGCTGTCGGACCTGTCACCGGTGAACGCGGCGATCAGCGCCCTGGTGTTGCCGAGCGCGTTTCGGCCGGTGCCCGATCCCAATACGCCGACGGGCTCGCGCTGGGAGATGGACCCGACCCTGTTGGCGTCCGCGGAGGTGACCAACCAGAGCCCGTTCACGGTGACCTACAAGATCCGGCCGGAGGCGCAGTGGACCGACAACGCCCCGATCGCGGCCGACGACTTCTGGTACCTCTGGCGGCAGATGGTCAGCCAGCCGGGGGTGGTCGATCCGGCCGGCTACGACCTCGTCACCGGCGTGCAGTCGCTCGAAGGCGGCAAACAGGCGGTGGTCACCTTCTCCCAACCGTATCCGGCCTGGAAGGAGCTGTTCAGCAACATCCTGCCGGCCCACATCGTCAAGGACGTGCCGGGCGGTTTCGCGGCCGGGCTGGCCCGGGCGCTGCCGGTCACGGGCGGGCAGTTCCGGGTGGAGACCATCGACCCCCAGCGCGACGAAATCCTGATCGCCCGCAATGACCGCTACTGGGGGCCGCCCGCCAAACCCGCCCTGATCCTGTTCCGTCGCGCCGGCGCGCCGGCCGCGCTGGCCGACTCGGTGCGCAACGGCGACACCCAGGTCGCCCAGGTGCATGGCGGCTCGGCGGCCTTCGCGCAGTTGTCGGCTATCCCCGATGTGCGGACCGCCCGGATCGTGACGCCGAGGGTCATGCAGCTCACGCTGCGCGCCAACGAGCCCAAGCTGTCCGAAACGCAGGTTCGCAAGGCGATTCTGGGGTTGCTCGACGTCGACCTGCTCGCGGCCGTGGGTGCGGGCAGCGACAACACCGTCACGCTCGACCAGGCCCAGATCCGATCGCCGAGCGACCCGGGCTATGAGCCGACCGCGCCGCCCGCGATGACGACGCAGGCGGCGCTGGCGTTGCTCGCGTCATCCGGATACCAGGTCGAGAGCAACGCCTCGGCGTCACCGGCGTCACCGGCGTCGCCGGCTCCGACACCGGCGAGCACCGGACCCCCGGAGGTCATCCGCGGCCGGATCAGCAAAGACGGCCAACAGCTGTCGCTGGTCATCGGGGTGGCGACGAATGACCCGACCTCGGTCGCGGTGGCCAATACGGCCGCCGACCAGCTGCGCAACGTGGGCATCGCCGCCGCCGTGCTGGCGCTGGACCCGGTGTCGCTTTATCGCGACGCGCTGAACAACAACCAGGTGGACGCGATCGTCGGCTGGCATCAGGCCGGCGGAAACCTGGCAACGCTGCTGGCCTCGCGTTACGGCTGCCCGGCGCTGCAGTCGACGCAGGTGCCGACCTCCACCGTGCCGACCACTAATTCGTCTGGCTCCGCCGGGCTTACGCCGCCCGCCGGGCCGGGCACCGCCTCCGTGACGCCGACCCCGACGCCGCCCAGCCGCCCGCCCGAGCCCGGCGCGCTGGTGCAGGCGCCGTCGAACCTCACCGGAATCTGCGATCGCAGCATCCAGTCGAACATCGATGCCGCCCTCAACGGCGCCAAGAACATCAACGATGTGATCACCGCGGTCGAGCCGCGACTGTGGAACATGTCGACCGTGCTGCCGATCCTGCAGGACACGACCATCGTCGCGGCCGGTCCGAGCGTGCAGAACGTCAGCCTCTCGGGTGCGGTGCCGGTTGGCATCGTCGGCGACGCCGGCCAATGGATCAAAACAGGGCCGTAA